Proteins from one Cicer arietinum cultivar CDC Frontier isolate Library 1 chromosome 3, Cicar.CDCFrontier_v2.0, whole genome shotgun sequence genomic window:
- the LOC113785656 gene encoding serine/threonine-protein phosphatase 7 long form homolog, producing the protein MVKGVVRRYGDIEGVVRRYGEIEGVVRSYGGEMEPETRMFHLSIGVIPPEGATKDNSIKLKWLKDTFDDVGENASELEKQASCRAYILRMIGGWGSAVLATLYRELCLATKLGVISMGGCALLLQNWAWYHLSCVAPKSPKPWIFPLAQRFNSGGLNFAKVPHNDVEGYRKTIDHMMVEEFYWRPYLGFQHEVSVEDRATWTACTYLLCYHIVEKHHTDRVTLHFGLHQQIPQPPEDMKLYHEVNMRRWIDDNWTWVWREEINHWNECHNYVLQGNIVQGVLCHST; encoded by the exons ATGGTAAAAGGTGTGGTGAGAAGGTATGGTGACATAGAAGGTGTGGTGAGAAGGTATGGTGAGATAGAAGGTGTGGTGAgaag CTATGGTGGAGAGATGGAGCCTGAAACTCGCATGTTTCATCTTTCAATAG GAGTTATCCCACCTGAGGGAGCAACAAAAgataattctattaaattaaagtggCTTAAGGATACATTTGACGATGTTGGTGAAAATGCATCTGAATTAGAAAAACAAGCATCATGTCGAGCATACATCCTACGTATGATCGGAGG TTGGGGTTCAGCTGTTTTAGCTACACTTTATAGAGAATTATGTCTTGCAACGAAACTTGGTGTAATATCTATGGGAGGATGCGCATTATTGTTGCAAAATTGGGCATGGTATCATTTGTCTTGTGTCGCTCCTAAATCTCCCAAACCATGgatatttccacttgcacaaag GTTTAATTCTGGTGGTCTAAATTTTGCTAAAGTTCCTCATAACGACGTAGAAGGATATCgaaaaacaattgatcacatgatggttgaggaa TTTTATTGGAGACCTTATCTCGGGTTCCAACATGAAGTTTCAGTAGAAGATAGGGCCACTTGGACTGCATGTACTTATCTACTCTGTtatcatattgttgaaaaacatCATACAGATAGAGTCACGCTCCACTTCGGTTTACATCAACAAATACCACAACCACCAGAGGACATGAAATTGTATCACGAGGTCAACATGAGGCGTTGGATTGATGATAATTGGACTTGGGTTTGGAGGGAAGAAATAAACCATTGGAATGAGTGCCATAATTACGTGTTGCAAGGTAACATCGTACAAGGTGTTTTATGTCATAGCACATaa